In one Dehalogenimonas formicexedens genomic region, the following are encoded:
- a CDS encoding KamA family radical SAM protein gives MKEETLITEDPADPPSCSHEADEPPLTSSQSFRLKFYPDVSDAQWNDWHWHFKNRITSIEDLIRFIPMSVKEKTRLKLVTARFPLAITPYYLSLMDLSDPNDPVRLQAVPSTLETAAGTGNEDPLAEERDSVVPGLVHRYPDRVLMVLTDICAMLCRHCTRKREWQHGGWIHTPEQVERMLDYIRKNPQIRDVIISGGDPLTLSTHQLEKVLIALRQIKHVEIIRIGTRFPVVLPQRIDEELCAMLSKYGPIWLNTHFNHVNEITPEAAAACDRLLRAGVQVNNQSVLLRSINDTVESQLKLCHGLLKAKVRPYYLFQCDQVQGTEHLWTPVEVGLRIIEGMRGHTSGLAIPNYVIDLPDGRGKIPMTPNYVLTRTDSELVVRNYEGHISHFANPKPAPAPRKPRPVSPPVPQLSLDWTVTEVKNENRAGVRP, from the coding sequence GTGAAAGAAGAGACCCTGATTACCGAAGACCCGGCTGATCCTCCCTCGTGTTCGCACGAAGCTGACGAACCTCCCCTTACTTCGTCACAAAGTTTCCGCCTCAAGTTCTACCCCGATGTCAGCGACGCCCAGTGGAATGACTGGCACTGGCATTTCAAGAACCGAATCACCTCCATCGAAGACCTCATCCGTTTTATTCCCATGTCCGTAAAGGAAAAAACCCGTCTCAAACTGGTAACGGCCCGCTTTCCTTTAGCTATTACCCCTTATTATCTTTCCTTGATGGACCTTTCAGATCCCAATGACCCCGTCCGTCTCCAGGCAGTCCCCTCGACGTTGGAAACCGCCGCCGGCACCGGCAACGAGGATCCCCTGGCGGAAGAGCGGGATTCGGTCGTCCCCGGCCTGGTCCACCGCTACCCCGACCGCGTGCTGATGGTCCTGACCGACATTTGCGCCATGCTCTGCCGCCATTGCACCCGCAAGCGTGAATGGCAGCACGGCGGCTGGATCCACACCCCGGAACAGGTCGAGCGCATGCTGGATTACATCCGCAAGAATCCCCAGATCCGGGATGTCATCATCTCCGGCGGCGATCCGTTGACCCTCTCCACCCATCAATTGGAGAAAGTCCTCATCGCCCTGCGCCAGATCAAGCACGTCGAGATCATCCGCATCGGCACCCGTTTCCCGGTGGTCCTGCCGCAACGGATCGACGAAGAACTCTGCGCCATGCTTTCGAAATACGGCCCTATCTGGCTGAATACCCATTTCAACCATGTGAATGAAATCACCCCGGAAGCCGCTGCCGCCTGCGACCGCTTGCTGCGGGCTGGCGTCCAGGTCAACAACCAGAGCGTGCTGCTCCGAAGTATCAACGATACCGTGGAATCTCAGCTCAAGCTTTGCCACGGACTCCTGAAGGCCAAGGTCCGCCCGTACTATCTCTTCCAGTGCGACCAGGTACAGGGTACCGAACACCTGTGGACGCCCGTCGAAGTCGGTTTGCGAATCATTGAAGGTATGCGCGGCCATACATCCGGCCTTGCCATCCCGAACTATGTCATAGACCTTCCCGACGGCCGGGGCAAGATTCCGATGACTCCGAATTACGTCCTTACCCGTACCGACAGCGAACTCGTGGTCAGAAACTACGAGGGGCACATCAGCCATTTCGCCAATCCCAAGCCGGCCCCGGCGCCGCGTAAACCAAGGCCGGTCTCACCACCCGTACCCCAACTTTCGCTTGATTGGACTGTAACTGAGGTAAAGAATGAAAATAGGGCTGGCGTACGACCTTAA
- a CDS encoding SLC13 family permease codes for MIASLIVFFLTIAGIIWRPWRLSEALIASLGAAAMVAAGRLSAGDALNALENNLNVLGFFLGLMIVAAIAESAGLFETVTEKAVVLSRGSGRRLLLIVFGIGVVVTALLSNDATALMLTPVVFLLVRHLEVDPIPYVFACAFIANAASFLLPVANPVNLVAVDAFDLRLGDYLAHLLLPSMVVIAVTVGLFLYIFRREIQSVFSLGDFSMKVSSRKLDRPVVAVLILIALGYVVFSLNGWPLSVPVLIGALTLLGVFAGRKIRLSEISRSISWSILLFVAGLAVLVRGLEASGVTQSLGESFARLLGHGELPGALATSFGTAAGSNLMNNWPMMMVSVTTLSGAPDAVAANPGLPYQAILGAALGPNIAVMGSLSSMLWLLILRRRGLNVTAGSFLKLGLLVTPAALLCGSLVLYLLS; via the coding sequence ATGATCGCCAGTTTAATCGTTTTCTTTCTAACCATTGCCGGAATCATCTGGCGCCCCTGGCGCCTGTCCGAAGCCCTGATCGCCTCACTCGGCGCCGCCGCCATGGTAGCGGCAGGCCGTCTTTCGGCCGGCGACGCTTTGAACGCCCTAGAAAACAATCTGAACGTGCTCGGCTTTTTCCTGGGGCTGATGATCGTCGCGGCTATCGCAGAATCTGCCGGATTGTTCGAAACGGTTACCGAAAAAGCTGTGGTGCTGTCGCGCGGCAGCGGCAGGCGGCTCCTCCTGATAGTCTTCGGCATCGGCGTGGTCGTCACCGCTTTGTTATCCAACGATGCCACGGCTTTAATGCTGACCCCGGTCGTGTTTCTTCTGGTCAGGCATCTCGAGGTTGATCCCATACCCTATGTCTTCGCCTGCGCCTTCATCGCCAACGCCGCGTCTTTCCTGTTGCCGGTTGCCAATCCGGTAAACCTCGTAGCTGTCGACGCCTTTGATCTTCGCCTCGGCGATTACCTGGCTCACCTGTTGCTGCCGAGCATGGTTGTCATCGCGGTGACCGTCGGCCTGTTCCTGTATATCTTCCGGAGAGAAATTCAGTCAGTCTTCTCTCTCGGGGATTTCTCGATGAAGGTAAGTTCCCGAAAGCTGGACCGCCCCGTTGTCGCGGTCTTGATCTTGATCGCCCTTGGTTACGTCGTATTTTCCCTTAATGGCTGGCCTCTCTCGGTGCCGGTGCTCATTGGAGCCTTGACTCTACTCGGCGTTTTTGCAGGGCGAAAAATAAGATTGTCCGAGATTTCCCGCTCGATAAGCTGGTCCATTCTCCTGTTCGTCGCTGGCTTGGCCGTCCTGGTCCGGGGGTTGGAAGCAAGCGGAGTCACTCAAAGCCTCGGTGAATCTTTCGCTCGCCTCCTTGGCCACGGGGAACTGCCTGGCGCCCTGGCAACCTCTTTCGGCACCGCGGCTGGCTCCAATCTGATGAACAACTGGCCGATGATGATGGTCTCCGTGACCACCCTTTCAGGTGCCCCGGACGCCGTCGCCGCCAATCCGGGTTTACCCTACCAGGCTATCCTTGGCGCCGCCCTGGGACCTAATATCGCCGTCATGGGATCGTTGTCTTCAATGCTGTGGCTGCTCATCCTCCGCCGGCGGGGGCTCAACGTCACCGCCGGTTCATTCCTGAAACTGGGACTACTGGTGACTCCGGCCGCCCTCCTGTGCGGCAGTTTAGTCCTGTATCTCTTGAGTTGA
- a CDS encoding glutamate synthase-related protein, with product MRTLVPAKFIVERDASKCIKCQVCVNQCTFDSHYFDAEEDDVKTRAGKCIGCHRCVLFCPTGALNVRRSPLEYRDNYSWMPEYIEDIQKQAEQGGMILTGMGKDKPQRIYWDHLVLNASQVTNPSIDSLREPMEMTTYLGSKPDKIEIDPATGALKTKLAPQVKLDIPVMFSAMSYGAVSLNVQHSLAQAAVQAGTMWNTGEGGLHQSLVKYGNNTIVQVASGRFGVYSDYLKAGRIVEIKIGQGAKPGIGGHLPGEKVSAEVSLTRMIPQGTDALSPCPHHDIYSIEDLSQLIYALKEATNYTKPISVKIAAVHNSAAIASGMVRAGADIIVLDGIRGATGAAPKAIRDNVGIPIELALASVDTRLRAEGIRNQASLVISGGIRNSGDVAKAIALGADAVNIGTAALVALGCRVCQQCYTGKCAWGICTSDLKLTKRINPEIGARRLVNMLRGWKLEIDDMLGGMGVNALESLRGNRLHLRGVDLNEKELEILGVRMAGE from the coding sequence ATGAGAACTCTAGTACCCGCTAAGTTCATCGTCGAACGAGACGCCAGCAAGTGCATCAAATGCCAGGTGTGTGTCAACCAGTGCACCTTCGACAGCCATTATTTCGATGCTGAAGAAGACGATGTTAAGACTCGAGCCGGCAAATGCATCGGCTGTCACCGCTGTGTTCTGTTCTGCCCCACCGGCGCGTTGAACGTCCGCCGCAGCCCGCTGGAATACCGCGATAACTACAGCTGGATGCCGGAGTACATCGAAGACATCCAGAAGCAGGCGGAACAGGGCGGCATGATCCTTACCGGCATGGGCAAGGACAAGCCGCAGCGCATCTACTGGGACCACCTGGTCTTGAACGCCTCCCAGGTTACCAACCCGTCCATCGACTCCCTCCGCGAGCCGATGGAGATGACGACTTACCTGGGCAGCAAACCCGACAAGATCGAGATCGACCCGGCGACCGGAGCTTTAAAAACGAAGCTGGCGCCGCAGGTCAAGCTGGATATCCCGGTGATGTTCTCCGCCATGAGCTACGGCGCCGTGTCTCTCAACGTGCAGCACTCCCTGGCACAGGCGGCGGTTCAAGCCGGGACGATGTGGAACACCGGTGAAGGCGGCCTGCACCAGTCGCTGGTCAAATACGGCAACAACACTATCGTCCAGGTGGCCAGCGGCCGCTTCGGCGTTTATTCAGATTATCTCAAAGCCGGCCGGATCGTTGAGATCAAGATCGGCCAGGGCGCCAAACCGGGTATCGGCGGTCACCTGCCGGGTGAAAAGGTTTCAGCAGAGGTGTCGCTCACACGCATGATTCCGCAGGGCACCGACGCCCTGTCCCCGTGCCCGCACCACGATATCTACTCCATCGAAGACCTGTCCCAACTGATTTACGCCCTGAAAGAGGCGACCAATTACACCAAGCCCATCTCGGTCAAGATCGCCGCGGTGCATAACTCGGCGGCCATCGCCTCCGGAATGGTACGGGCTGGAGCTGATATCATCGTCCTCGACGGCATACGGGGCGCAACCGGGGCGGCACCTAAAGCCATCCGTGATAACGTCGGCATCCCGATCGAACTAGCCCTGGCATCAGTCGATACCCGATTGAGAGCGGAAGGCATCCGCAACCAGGCTTCCCTGGTAATTTCCGGCGGCATACGCAATTCCGGCGACGTGGCCAAAGCCATCGCTCTGGGCGCCGACGCGGTCAATATAGGTACCGCCGCCCTGGTCGCCCTGGGGTGCCGGGTCTGCCAGCAGTGCTATACCGGCAAATGCGCCTGGGGCATCTGCACCTCCGATCTCAAGCTCACCAAGCGCATCAATCCGGAGATCGGGGCCAGGAGGCTGGTCAACATGCTGCGCGGTTGGAAGCTCGAGATCGATGACATGCTTGGAGGCATGGGCGTCAATGCTCTCGAAAGTTTGCGTGGCAACAGATTGCACCTTCGTGGCGTAGACCTGAACGAAAAGGAACTCGAGATTCTGGGCGTAAGGATGGCAGGTGAATAA
- a CDS encoding class II glutamine amidotransferase, which yields MKDLTRISNVYGDGKVIDACCLFGMMDTSGKCFSGRDVTRAIANMHDRGNGLGGGFAVYGLYPQYPDYYAFHIMYDSKEGKTCTEGFLNEHFNVHHSEEVPTRPVAAIKNPPMVWRYFLDADKCQREGKLSPDDYVVARVMDINTGIDDAYVFSSGKNMAAFKGVGYPEEISEYFCLESYNGYLWTAHGRFPTNTKGWWGGAHPFNILDWTVVHNGEISSYGINKRYLEQFGYHCTLQTDTEVLAYAVDLLVRKHNLPIEVVAEIFAPPLWEEIERRPAKERELLKALRQVYASLLMNGPFTVILAHEGEMIGLTDRIRLRPLTVGEKGSMLYLSSEEAAIRLVCPELDKAWIPMGGEPVIGSLKHPIGADRVAVAGGAV from the coding sequence ATGAAAGATTTAACCAGGATCAGCAATGTATACGGCGACGGCAAGGTCATCGATGCCTGCTGCCTGTTCGGCATGATGGATACCTCCGGCAAATGCTTTTCCGGGCGGGACGTGACGCGAGCCATCGCCAACATGCACGACAGGGGCAACGGGCTGGGTGGCGGTTTTGCCGTGTACGGTCTGTATCCGCAGTACCCCGACTACTACGCCTTCCACATCATGTACGACAGCAAGGAAGGCAAGACCTGCACCGAGGGATTTCTGAATGAGCATTTTAACGTGCACCACTCCGAAGAAGTGCCGACCCGACCGGTAGCGGCTATCAAAAACCCGCCGATGGTGTGGCGCTACTTTCTGGATGCCGACAAATGCCAGCGCGAAGGGAAACTTTCTCCTGACGATTATGTTGTTGCCAGAGTCATGGACATTAATACGGGCATCGACGACGCCTACGTGTTTTCCTCCGGCAAGAACATGGCGGCCTTCAAAGGTGTCGGTTACCCCGAAGAAATTTCTGAGTACTTCTGCCTCGAAAGCTACAACGGTTACCTGTGGACCGCCCACGGCCGTTTCCCGACGAATACCAAGGGCTGGTGGGGAGGAGCGCACCCGTTCAATATCCTGGACTGGACGGTGGTGCACAACGGCGAAATCTCCTCATACGGCATCAACAAGCGCTACCTGGAACAGTTCGGGTATCACTGCACGCTTCAAACCGATACCGAGGTTTTGGCCTATGCCGTCGACCTTCTGGTACGCAAGCACAACCTGCCCATCGAGGTCGTCGCCGAGATTTTTGCCCCGCCGCTATGGGAGGAGATCGAGCGCCGCCCGGCTAAAGAACGGGAGTTGTTGAAAGCTCTGCGGCAGGTATATGCCAGCCTGCTGATGAACGGCCCGTTCACCGTCATCCTTGCCCACGAGGGCGAAATGATCGGCTTGACCGACCGAATCCGTCTCAGACCGCTGACCGTCGGCGAGAAAGGCAGCATGCTGTACCTGTCATCCGAAGAGGCGGCCATCCGACTGGTCTGTCCCGAGCTAGATAAAGCCTGGATACCCATGGGCGGCGAGCCGGTTATCGGTTCGCTCAAGCATCCCATTGGCGCCGACAGGGTTGCCGTAGCCGGGGGAGCGGTCTAA
- the hisH gene encoding imidazole glycerol phosphate synthase subunit HisH → MIAIIDYGAGNLRSVANAIALLGYDAKITSSPDDIVKADAVFLPGVGAAADTVSSLKAHGLDDALKEVIARETPFFAVCVGLQVLFEETEEGGGCQCLGLLPGKVRKLPAGVKVPHIGWNNVKNTRAHTLFNGIDDDSFFYFVHSYYVEPDLGTEVIGTTDYGLNFTSAIARGNLVATQFHPEKSGAAGLKMYDNFLKSAIRGN, encoded by the coding sequence ATGATCGCCATCATAGATTACGGAGCCGGGAATTTGCGCTCGGTGGCAAATGCGATCGCGCTGCTCGGTTATGACGCCAAAATCACAAGCTCCCCGGATGATATCGTCAAGGCTGATGCCGTTTTTCTACCGGGAGTCGGCGCCGCCGCCGATACAGTCAGTTCGCTCAAGGCGCACGGTCTCGATGATGCCCTGAAAGAAGTCATTGCCAGGGAAACGCCTTTTTTTGCCGTTTGCGTGGGGCTCCAGGTGCTCTTTGAAGAAACCGAAGAAGGCGGCGGTTGCCAGTGCCTGGGGCTGCTGCCGGGCAAGGTCCGCAAGCTGCCCGCCGGCGTCAAGGTGCCGCATATCGGATGGAACAACGTCAAAAACACAAGAGCGCATACTTTATTCAACGGCATCGACGATGATTCGTTTTTCTACTTCGTCCACAGCTACTACGTCGAACCCGACCTGGGGACGGAGGTCATCGGCACGACCGATTACGGCCTAAACTTCACCAGCGCCATCGCCCGGGGCAACCTGGTAGCCACCCAGTTCCATCCCGAGAAGAGCGGCGCGGCGGGGCTCAAAATGTACGACAATTTTTTGAAATCAGCGATTAGGGGAAACTGA
- a CDS encoding 4Fe-4S dicluster domain-containing protein, with amino-acid sequence MKKIQIKKEVCIGCGLCRVYCATQHSNSKDILKAFHKESAKPIPRLKVERQNETSFSVPCRHCDEPWCVYSCLTGAMSKDPVTGVVTSDPEKCIGCWTCVVSCPNSALVKDKTTKIVRKCDFCPGLETPACVANCPNEAIILIETETVAQKK; translated from the coding sequence ATGAAAAAGATCCAGATCAAGAAAGAAGTCTGCATCGGATGCGGGTTGTGCCGCGTGTACTGCGCAACCCAACATTCCAACTCGAAGGACATCCTCAAAGCCTTCCACAAGGAATCCGCCAAGCCCATCCCGCGGCTTAAGGTCGAGCGGCAGAATGAGACGAGCTTTTCCGTTCCCTGCCGTCACTGCGATGAACCGTGGTGCGTTTATTCCTGCCTCACCGGGGCCATGAGCAAGGACCCGGTCACCGGAGTGGTGACCTCAGATCCTGAGAAGTGCATTGGCTGCTGGACCTGCGTCGTGTCGTGCCCCAACAGCGCTTTGGTGAAAGATAAAACAACCAAAATAGTCAGAAAATGCGATTTTTGCCCCGGCCTGGAAACACCGGCCTGCGTGGCGAATTGCCCTAATGAAGCTATCATCCTGATCGAGACCGAGACTGTCGCTCAAAAGAAGTAA
- a CDS encoding manganese efflux pump MntP family protein — translation MDFIAVLLVALSLSADCLAVSICGSISMGRALNQAKALKVAAFFGLFQFGMILAGFVAGSTLTNIIQSFDHWIAFGLLALIGGHMIKESFEKEEECEVVDISKGRTLVGLSIATSIDSLAAGLTFALIDVSILPASLLVGITAFTVTLIGVWLGRRVGDIVGKRAELIGGLVLIVIGLKVLLDGLNG, via the coding sequence ATGGATTTTATTGCCGTATTGCTGGTTGCCTTGAGCCTTTCCGCCGACTGCCTGGCGGTATCGATCTGCGGCAGCATCAGCATGGGAAGAGCCCTGAACCAGGCTAAAGCACTCAAGGTGGCGGCCTTTTTCGGTTTGTTCCAATTCGGGATGATCCTGGCCGGCTTTGTTGCCGGCAGCACGCTCACGAACATCATCCAGAGTTTCGACCACTGGATCGCCTTCGGACTGCTGGCACTCATCGGCGGTCACATGATCAAAGAATCCTTCGAAAAAGAAGAAGAGTGCGAAGTTGTCGACATCAGCAAAGGAAGAACACTGGTCGGGCTTTCGATCGCGACCAGCATCGATTCCCTGGCGGCCGGGCTGACTTTTGCGCTGATCGATGTTTCCATTTTGCCGGCAAGCCTGCTTGTCGGGATTACCGCATTCACCGTTACCCTTATCGGCGTCTGGCTGGGGAGGCGGGTGGGCGATATCGTCGGGAAGCGGGCCGAACTTATCGGGGGGCTGGTGCTTATCGTCATAGGTCTGAAGGTGCTCCTCGACGGCCTCAATGGATAA
- a CDS encoding NAD(P)/FAD-dependent oxidoreductase → MKTKYLIIGNSAGGIGAAEAIREIDKLGIITIVGEEPFEAYSRPLISKYVAGEYTPETMRIRSEKFYENNNIDVVMGHKAYKMDTAAKTVTLDDGTEIEYQKLLIATGGKPIVPKMEGMGKAGIFNFITLSDAKKVEEYLPNVRRAVVIGGGLIGISATEALVKRGIKCTVVEMKSYPLNTILDEPAGRIAEMAIKKYGVNMMTGRTVARILGEDKVTGVVYDDGHEMVCDMVVVAVGVFPRIELAQAAGITVNRGIVVDNHMMTSVQDVYACGDASEAYDYVYGSGRLSPVWPNAYIGGRVAGYNMAGSPTRYRGGTAMNSLNYFGLEMATAGMASPPSPEGYEVLKSEGPGSYRKLVINSEDKLVGMIFLGDIDKAGVYFGLMRDRIPVTAFKKKLLSDDFGLAQLPKEVIEERLTGATAGRVKIGEA, encoded by the coding sequence ATGAAAACGAAGTACCTGATCATCGGCAATTCAGCCGGGGGTATCGGAGCCGCGGAGGCTATCCGGGAAATCGACAAGCTGGGGATCATCACCATCGTCGGTGAAGAGCCTTTCGAGGCCTATTCCCGGCCCCTGATTTCGAAGTATGTTGCCGGTGAATATACACCCGAAACGATGCGCATACGATCCGAAAAATTTTACGAAAACAATAATATCGATGTCGTCATGGGCCACAAGGCTTATAAGATGGACACCGCGGCGAAAACGGTAACCCTGGATGACGGCACCGAAATCGAGTACCAGAAACTGCTTATCGCCACCGGCGGCAAACCGATCGTACCTAAAATGGAAGGCATGGGTAAAGCCGGCATTTTCAATTTCATCACCTTGTCCGATGCCAAGAAAGTTGAAGAATACCTGCCGAACGTGCGCCGCGCGGTGGTCATCGGCGGCGGCCTTATCGGCATCTCGGCAACCGAGGCTTTGGTCAAACGTGGCATCAAGTGCACGGTGGTCGAGATGAAAAGCTATCCTTTGAACACCATCCTCGACGAGCCGGCGGGACGCATAGCGGAGATGGCGATCAAAAAGTACGGCGTCAACATGATGACCGGCCGCACCGTGGCGCGGATCCTTGGCGAAGACAAGGTCACCGGCGTCGTCTATGACGACGGTCACGAGATGGTGTGCGACATGGTGGTAGTTGCCGTCGGCGTTTTCCCGCGGATAGAACTCGCGCAGGCTGCGGGCATCACGGTCAACCGCGGCATCGTCGTCGACAACCACATGATGACCAGCGTCCAGGACGTGTACGCCTGCGGTGACGCTTCCGAAGCATATGATTACGTTTACGGTTCCGGACGGTTGTCGCCGGTCTGGCCTAACGCCTACATTGGGGGCCGGGTGGCCGGCTACAACATGGCTGGTTCGCCAACCCGTTACCGCGGCGGCACGGCGATGAACTCGCTGAACTATTTTGGATTGGAAATGGCAACCGCCGGTATGGCATCGCCGCCATCGCCGGAGGGGTATGAAGTATTGAAGAGCGAAGGTCCCGGCAGCTACCGCAAGCTGGTGATCAACTCCGAGGACAAACTGGTAGGCATGATCTTCCTGGGCGATATCGACAAGGCTGGTGTGTATTTCGGCCTGATGCGCGACCGCATACCGGTGACGGCATTCAAGAAAAAACTATTGTCCGACGATTTCGGACTGGCGCAATTACCGAAGGAAGTGATCGAAGAGCGCCTGACCGGAGCGACGGCGGGCCGGGTCAAGATCGGCGAAGCCTGA
- a CDS encoding MFS transporter: MKSFTTNPTVNKSLRLSVFDGAAFNAMMGLTQDFMSPFALALKASTAQIGLLASLPNLALALSQLGSPWISERLRSRKSLLVPMVITQAVLWLPIFIMPQLFHNMAVWWLIALFTAGSVFGALGNPAWGSMMADLVPAGMRGRYFGFRNRIGGATLLACFFLGGLVLQASSNQIMLGFGLLFGAAVIFRLASAYFLSKMYEPPMRRCNDPWHPFHELKTLPATPVGRLSLFVGAMMLATYVASPFFAVYMLNDLGFGYGAFVVVTASASVANFLFMGFWGRRADRSGHLQIVRVTALMIPLVPVLWLAGHNIIYLIVIQVFSGFAWSGFNLSGTNLLYEAAAPERRTRAIAVFNALSGTAMCIGAAVGGLIATRLPEISGQSLLTLFLISGILRGAVTVFILPSLGRSKRVDRMPILSQAPSSLALRVLRAFQRFID, translated from the coding sequence ATGAAAAGTTTCACCACCAATCCGACGGTAAATAAAAGCCTGAGGCTTTCGGTCTTCGATGGCGCCGCGTTCAACGCCATGATGGGTCTGACCCAGGACTTCATGTCCCCGTTCGCCCTTGCCCTCAAGGCTTCCACCGCCCAGATAGGTTTGCTTGCCAGCCTGCCCAATCTTGCTCTGGCTTTGTCGCAACTGGGTTCCCCCTGGATTTCCGAAAGGCTGCGGAGTCGAAAAAGTCTCCTGGTGCCCATGGTTATCACCCAGGCTGTCCTCTGGCTGCCGATATTTATCATGCCCCAGCTTTTCCACAACATGGCGGTATGGTGGCTCATCGCGCTGTTCACTGCCGGCAGCGTTTTCGGCGCCCTGGGGAACCCCGCCTGGGGCAGTATGATGGCCGATCTTGTTCCCGCCGGTATGCGGGGCCGCTATTTCGGCTTCCGTAACCGGATCGGCGGCGCTACCCTGCTGGCCTGCTTTTTCCTCGGCGGGCTGGTACTGCAGGCGTCATCGAACCAGATTATGCTGGGTTTCGGCCTGTTGTTTGGCGCGGCGGTTATCTTCCGCCTGGCCTCCGCTTACTTCCTTTCCAAAATGTACGAACCGCCGATGCGTCGGTGCAATGATCCGTGGCATCCCTTTCATGAATTGAAGACCCTGCCCGCCACCCCGGTAGGCCGTCTCAGCCTGTTCGTTGGGGCAATGATGCTGGCCACCTATGTCGCCTCGCCGTTCTTTGCGGTTTACATGCTGAACGATCTGGGCTTCGGGTATGGGGCTTTTGTTGTCGTCACCGCGTCGGCCAGCGTCGCCAATTTCCTGTTCATGGGGTTCTGGGGAAGGCGCGCCGATAGATCCGGCCATCTTCAGATCGTCCGGGTGACGGCGCTCATGATCCCGCTGGTGCCGGTGTTGTGGCTTGCCGGCCATAACATCATTTATCTTATCGTCATCCAGGTGTTTTCCGGGTTTGCCTGGAGCGGTTTCAATTTGTCCGGTACCAATCTCCTCTATGAGGCTGCCGCGCCGGAACGGCGCACCCGGGCGATCGCTGTCTTCAATGCCCTCTCAGGTACGGCTATGTGTATCGGAGCGGCCGTCGGGGGACTGATCGCCACCAGACTTCCGGAAATATCCGGGCAATCGCTCCTGACCCTGTTTTTGATCTCCGGGATTTTGCGCGGCGCGGTTACGGTGTTCATACTCCCGAGCCTCGGCAGGTCAAAACGGGTTGACCGGATGCCCATTCTCTCCCAGGCTCCTTCTTCTTTGGCGCTCCGGGTTCTCAGGGCTTTCCAGCGTTTCATCGACTAG
- the hisF gene encoding imidazole glycerol phosphate synthase subunit HisF, with translation MLTRRIIPCLDVTGGRVVKGQSFLNLRDAGDPVALAKFYYEQGADELAFLDITATVESRKTMASIIAELSKYVFMPLTVGGGIRTIADMREMLLSGADKVAINTAAVARPELITEGAIKFGSQCIVVAIDAKRSGEGKWVVRTHSATQASNLDAVEWAKKAAEMGAGELLVTSIDSDGHQKGYDNDLNRAISESVSIPLIASGGAGTPDHLYDALTVGKADAVLAASIFHYGTYSISQVKEFLARKGVAIRR, from the coding sequence TTGCTTACGCGGCGAATCATCCCCTGCCTGGATGTCACCGGCGGCCGGGTGGTCAAGGGACAGAGTTTCCTTAACCTTCGCGACGCGGGGGATCCGGTGGCGCTGGCAAAATTCTATTACGAGCAGGGGGCTGACGAACTGGCATTTCTGGACATCACCGCCACCGTCGAAAGCCGCAAGACAATGGCCTCCATCATCGCCGAACTTTCAAAATATGTTTTCATGCCCCTGACTGTCGGCGGCGGCATCCGCACCATCGCCGACATGCGGGAAATGCTGCTTTCGGGAGCTGACAAGGTGGCGATCAATACCGCGGCGGTAGCGCGGCCGGAACTCATCACGGAGGGAGCTATCAAATTCGGCAGCCAGTGCATCGTCGTCGCCATTGATGCCAAACGAAGCGGCGAAGGCAAATGGGTTGTCCGCACCCACTCCGCCACCCAGGCCTCTAACCTTGACGCCGTCGAATGGGCCAAGAAAGCGGCGGAAATGGGCGCCGGCGAACTCCTGGTCACCAGTATCGACAGCGACGGACATCAGAAGGGTTATGACAACGATTTGAACCGGGCGATATCGGAATCAGTGTCGATCCCGCTCATCGCCTCAGGAGGCGCCGGGACTCCGGATCACCTGTATGACGCGCTCACCGTCGGTAAAGCCGACGCCGTCCTGGCTGCCAGCATTTTTCACTACGGGACGTACTCGATATCACAAGTCAAAGAATTTCTGGCCCGCAAGGGCGTAGCCATCAGGCGCTAA